A region of the Haematobia irritans isolate KBUSLIRL chromosome 5, ASM5000362v1, whole genome shotgun sequence genome:
ctaccaaTATGTTCGTTAGTAAACCCCatctagaaaatattaaaaatctaaaattgaaaatttgactttttgccgctaaaatcgcgATTTCAGCCAAAGTGCAATGGCTTGACTGATCATAAAACAATTATTTCCCAGCAAAATTCTGGTAAGTATTGGAGATGAAAAACTGCTTACTAATATAGTTTGTTCTATACCCTCAGCAATACCACATGCTGGAGAATTATGACTTACCATGTCCCGATTACCATATATCAGATGTTCATGACTAGTACCATGTACCCAATAGATTTATTGGTTATTTCTCACATCACtaatttttgctcatatctcgtccTCGCTCTTGAAAATGCTGCAAAGAAGTACTTCCCTTATATGAAATGGTGTCCTTGTCAAAGTAATCAAGATTTATATTTAATAGTAATTACTTAACAATTTTGTACTAGAATtagccatcttgcagtctagtctatagggctttgcccaaataaatttgaccaacattattttcctttgttggttaagctactcttgcagTATAGTCAACGCAACGGTTTTAAAgaggagatcaaaacaacaaatatgattagcCGCAATATTATTTGGTAACGCAAGGTTTTCCTGGGGACTAGATTAATCACTTATAAAATTATGtgcaattttcttataaaattttttataaatcttaCCATAATAATCAAGAACCAAgattctttatatatagcatttcTGTGACGCATTGCCACAGTTTAAAAATatacttaaattatttttatgattcgTTGCATTTATACCAAAGAGTACAAAGTATCTGACTCAGTATTGTTTTCGTAATGGCGGGGTGTGGATTACTTTGCACACTCGTATACCTTATCGCATTAGGACATTTGATTACAGTTTTGGGCCAATATATTCACAGTAATCATATTAATTGGTTTGAAAGTCATGGAATATTGTATCACATTGAAGTGGCCTCAGATGTAGGTTCATTAGAAGAGTCTACGTAAAAACCAAActtaactaaataaaaaaaatccatctttCTAGTATTCATGGAAAGATGCCAGATTGCAATGTAAAAATCAAGGACTAAATTTGCTCAAAGTATCTGCAGAATATGATCTGTTACAATTGAAGGAATATATTCGAGAAAAATTTCGTAAGTATTCGGTATTTCATGAGACTTGGTAAACATATTTTATTCTGTCGTAGCTGTTACACCCAACTTTTGGATTCACGAAAATACTACTAAGGGTTCATTCATGGAACATATTGGTATACACTCTTCCCGAGGGGAAGATGAGAGATGTAATATGTTAGAAAATCAAACTTTTGTTCTAAAAACGGAAAAATGTTATAAATCATTGGGTTTTATATGTGAGAGATCTTTACGAAATGGATATTCAACTTATCAGTTACAAAATACGagatatttaattgattcccgAATGGAGGtaagaatttcaattatttttttgttttgtactgAAAATAGTCGATAATTATACAAGTCTATATGTGGCTTTTAACTCACAACCGTATTTATAGCAATTGtgaaaaaagcaaaaattaGGAGTAGCCACATAAGCGAGTCCTTCGCTCAATTTCATTCAACTTCAATTCCTTTTAAACGACGTACTCGTATTTCCAAATGTATTAAAGTCGGTCAAAATGGGCATATATGTTAAAGTAACTGATATTATAGGCCCATTCTCGTCGACATTTTGAACAGAAAGTGTAACAGATATACTtcttatactaaaaaaaaaataatatttacgtgatattaaagataacacaacctaaattttacgatgaagcaatttacaaaatattgaggacaaatttctttaaaaaaacgaaattttaattaaaataaactttataatctttgcctcaaatttttataccctccaccataggatgggggtatattagctttgtcattccgtttgtaacacatcgaaatattgctctatatatattctgggtcgtggtgaaattctgagtcgatctgagctaacacgctaacttccgaacgaaacaagctatcgacttgaaacttggcacaagtagttgttattgatgtaggtcagatagtatagcaaatgggccatatcggtccacttttacgtatagcccccatataaagggacccccaaatttgtattgcagaccctctaagagaagcaaatttcatccgataaggttgaaatttggtacatggtgtttgtatatggtctctaaccaccatgcaaaaattggtctacatcggtccataattatatatagcccccatataaaccgatcccccgatttggctttcggagcctccaagagaagcaaattttatccgatccggttaaaatttggtacatggtatttgtatatggtctctaacaaccatgcaaaaattggtccacatcggcccccatataaacggaccctcagatttggcttgcggagcctctaagagaagcaaatttaatccgatccggttgaaattggtacacgatgttagtatatagtgtctaataactatgcacaaattggtccacatcggtctataattatatatagcccccatataaaccgatccccagatttgaccttcggagcctcttggaagaccaaaattcatctgattcagtttaaatttggtacgtggtgttaatatatggcctcaaacacccatgcacaaataggtcgaaatcggtccataattatatatagcccccatataaaccgatccccagatttgtcctccggagccctttggaagagcaaaattcatccgattcagttgaaatttggtacgtgatgttagtatatggtatccaacaaccatgcaggaattggttcctatcagtccataattacatatagctccaatataaaccgatccccagatttgacctccggtgccttttggagaagcaaaattcatccgatctggttgaaattttgtacgtggtggtagtatatgatatttagagAGAGAagttatttgcaatttactttctgttaacaggcagttaaagcctaacggagctacatgaaaatgaccgtaaATCTgtaaattaaagataaaaacgcttcaaatataggctaagacttatcctCAAAGGTCTGGCATCTTTGGTTTTTTTGAACTAAGAAAACATAATTGATCCtagagataggtcgctaaaaatgtctttggacagtaccaaaatccttaagggaaggtcaacatcATTGAATccgagtaaactttttttgagtttacGATACGTATGCCgggtttggttcaaatcggttcagatgtagatatagctactATACATATGTATGAATGGTACTGCCGATTCATTCAAAACCCAGGTGTATCATTGGAAAAGCTaaaatttattgttcaaaagcaaaaaatatcaGAAATAGAGGTTctgcggttaggttaggtatagtggcagcccggtatttcagactcacttaaactatgtggtatccattgtgataccacagtggtgaacttatctcctatcactgaatgctgcccgattctatgttaagctcaatgacaagagacctcctttttatagccgagtccgaacggcgttccacattgcagtaaaaccacttagagaggctttgaaacccccagaaatgtcaccagcattactgatgtgggataatccaccgctgaaaaactttttggtgtttgctcGAGTCTGGGTTTGAACTCACAAccctgtgtgtgcaaggcgggcattctaaccattgcaccatggtggctcccgtgCGGTAGTTTGGCCGACTATGGAGATAATCgaaactttggtatttttaagggccaaccttactctctaaaatgccccaggcgcaaatgttcaacggattgagatccgaagATTCTAttgtttggtggccattgtgatGTAAAAAAATGAAGCGAGCAATTATCTTTTTAAGATATTTTGCGCGTGTTGAGATCTATTTGAATGTGCATGGTCTgctgccgaaatgtttgtctgcacaTAATTTCAATACTGCCTTTAGgatattttttttcgataatatttggcatttattttgaccccagacGGCCGATGAATACAAGCGGGATAAGACCATTGGCCGTTATAGCGGCCCATACGTTTAGCATCGGTGGCGAATGAGTTATAggggccaatcgaaggtgtcaATTTCAGCTGACAATTTTGGGAGGTAAACCCGAGCATTTGGttgcttctcatcggagaaaaccaaatttggtaaatggcttTGCAATCAAAGCAATTCCTTGGCTCcttccagtctaacttttttgtgAATCGGTCGGACTCTAGTCCATAAATAAATGTGGTCGAAATTGAGCGGAAATCTActgagatttaaatattttccacatttttgttaATTGTTAGCAAATTTGAtgcagattttagattttttgtatttaaatttaaaacaaatacaactattttttttaacaatagttACTTTTATAATAATTCCGTTTTTTAGTATACCTGTGAAGAGGCCAAACAAGTTTGCTCTTTACAAAATGCTACACTTACTTCATTTACATCATATAAAACCAACTATTTACTAAAGGACTATATTTACCTCAATTTTGGTAAGTGCTGACATGGTCATTTTATGATTAAAAATTCGaggaaatattattaattattacatTAATACATTATTAAt
Encoded here:
- the LOC142238460 gene encoding uncharacterized protein LOC142238460, with protein sequence MAGCGLLCTLVYLIALGHLITVLGQYIHSNHINWFESHGILYHIEVASDYSWKDARLQCKNQGLNLLKVSAEYDLLQLKEYIREKFPVTPNFWIHENTTKGSFMEHIGIHSSRGEDERCNMLENQTFVLKTEKCYKSLGFICERSLRNGYSTYQLQNTRYLIDSRMEYTCEEAKQVCSLQNATLTSFTSYKTNYLLKDYIYLNFGAHGSFLFGKSNSTTNNATECYPWGPLKGSDILVEKHGFVCERLIEVKPAISFRHLVLIGVVSSVALIAVIVFIALKLMVRSKMQNLKLKESAEKSSEKK